DNA from Thermoplasma acidophilum DSM 1728:
TACTGTTCTTTTCCACGATGATACCATCGCTGACCATAGCAATACCTATTAGCGCCACGTTCATAAAGATAGGTCTTTACGACTCTGCGCTGGGCCTAGCCTTAGCTCAGGAGCTTGTTGTTCTACCGTTAACTGTATTTCTGATAACTGGTTCACTTGAATCCGTGCCTCGAACTCTCGAATATCAGGCAAGGGTGGATGGAGCCACATTCATACAGGCACTATACCGCATCATATTTCCACTTGCAGTACCTGGTGTTGTGGCTGCTTTCCTACTTTCGTGGCTTATGTCATGGGACGAATTCACTTTCGCAGTCATCATTTCTCCAGTGCATCCAACCCTTCCTATATTGATATACTTGGAAAGTACAGCAA
Protein-coding regions in this window:
- a CDS encoding carbohydrate ABC transporter permease — encoded protein: MASIAILLGFHAAYGLSRIPYKLSNLILGLLFFSTMIPSLTIAIPISATFIKIGLYDSALGLALAQELVVLPLTVFLITGSLESVPRTLEYQARVDGATFIQALYRIIFPLAVPGVVAAFLLSWLMSWDEFTFAVIISPVHPTLPILIYLESTARGDIFTGTVFALLVTIPVIILTIILSKFLRGSYMSAGITG